A region of Candidatus Melainabacteria bacterium RIFOXYA2_FULL_32_9 DNA encodes the following proteins:
- a CDS encoding tRNA uridine-5-carboxymethylaminomethyl(34) synthesis GTPase MnmE, whose amino-acid sequence MVINNIKDTIAAIATPLGTGGVGVIRISGENSFNIISRIFSSKFNEKKVPDFEAGKVYHGWVTKSLSQVINHSSNTSCYYNVTKPLSPVANSSNNTPCHCEMTKSHSLVNDLVDFTPLDEVIVLAFKAPKSYTGEDVIEIHCHGGVNIVKSVLNLCLESGTRMAEAGEFTKRAFLNGKMDLSKAEAVLDLIHSKTDVFSSISAHNLTGKLSLYISSLREDLVNLLSLMTAAIDFPEEVDELEYSYIEEKINFLIEKINFALNTASTSNLMRYGLKVAIVGKPNVGKSSLFNSLLNIERSIVTDIPGTTRDIIQEIIDIGGVPITLIDTAGIRELASKCSSDYIESIGINIAKACIKEADLVLFLYDSSQGMSTADKIIYEEVKDKPLVKIGTKADLMTCKINDNDVIYVSSKTYQGLDLVKKEIEKIIFSIDLSVNSDFSTNIRQQECLKNAKNSLLHALNSSKNREVQDFISIDLKSVLLFLGEITGEVVSEEIINNIFSNFCIGK is encoded by the coding sequence ATGGTAATAAATAATATAAAAGATACAATAGCAGCAATAGCAACCCCACTTGGAACTGGTGGGGTTGGTGTTATTAGAATCAGTGGAGAAAATTCTTTTAATATAATTTCCAGAATATTTTCCAGTAAATTTAATGAAAAAAAAGTGCCTGATTTTGAAGCCGGAAAAGTTTATCATGGCTGGGTGACTAAGTCACTGTCTCAAGTCATCAATCATTCCAGTAATACCTCGTGTTATTACAATGTGACTAAGCCACTGTCTCCGGTTGCTAATTCTTCCAATAATACCCCATGCCATTGTGAGATGACTAAGTCACATTCGCTGGTTAATGATTTAGTTGATTTTACTCCTTTAGATGAAGTTATTGTTCTTGCATTTAAAGCTCCAAAAAGTTATACCGGCGAGGATGTAATTGAAATACATTGTCATGGCGGAGTTAATATTGTTAAAAGTGTCCTCAACCTTTGTCTTGAATCAGGGACAAGAATGGCAGAAGCTGGAGAATTTACTAAAAGAGCTTTTTTAAATGGAAAAATGGACTTAAGTAAAGCAGAAGCTGTTCTTGATTTAATTCACTCAAAAACAGATGTTTTTTCCTCTATTTCAGCTCATAATCTAACAGGTAAACTTTCTTTATATATAAGTAGTTTAAGAGAAGATTTAGTAAATTTATTATCGTTAATGACTGCCGCAATAGATTTTCCTGAAGAGGTTGATGAACTTGAATATAGTTATATTGAAGAAAAAATTAATTTTTTGATAGAAAAAATCAATTTTGCTTTAAATACCGCTTCAACTTCTAACTTAATGCGATATGGCTTAAAAGTAGCTATTGTCGGAAAGCCTAATGTAGGTAAATCTTCTTTATTTAATTCTTTACTTAACATAGAAAGATCTATTGTCACCGATATTCCAGGGACAACAAGAGATATTATTCAAGAAATTATTGATATTGGTGGAGTTCCGATTACTTTAATTGATACTGCAGGAATTAGAGAATTAGCAAGCAAATGTTCAAGTGATTATATAGAATCTATAGGTATAAATATTGCAAAAGCCTGTATTAAAGAAGCTGATCTGGTTTTATTTTTATATGATTCTTCACAAGGCATGAGTACTGCAGACAAGATTATTTATGAAGAAGTAAAAGATAAACCTCTTGTAAAAATAGGAACAAAAGCCGATTTAATGACATGTAAAATAAATGATAATGATGTAATTTATGTATCGTCAAAAACTTATCAAGGACTGGATTTGGTCAAAAAAGAAATAGAAAAAATAATTTTTTCTATAGATTTATCTGTAAATAGTGATTTTTCCACTAACATAAGGCAGCAAGAATGCTTAAAAAATGCTAAAAATTCTCTACTCCATGCTTTAAATTCTTCTAAAAATAGAGAGGTTCAAGATTTTATATCTATAGACCTAAAATCAGTCCTATTATTTTTGGGGGAAATAACCGGAGAGGTTGTTTCTGAGGAGATTATC